The Onthophagus taurus isolate NC chromosome 2, IU_Otau_3.0, whole genome shotgun sequence genome includes a window with the following:
- the LOC111427539 gene encoding uncharacterized protein, with translation MKRMAQDPSAMRSRRRWDTSSNVAYGVPEDTQRRNQRAVPSYVAHTMPSGPHSRYRDYVSVKQDTPLPRRSSMPPGVATGYVQPVPEIPNSVDDPSTHENLQQAAYLPQRSASPEPVTQRYHNQYRTSPTRYPPRVMFEQNPQTGRNHYETGYGVDYEKTMNDQIIDPIQRSIINEAQEMVEQYDEEQVNEITPEVETYTVTPADSQSSVESGEPSGGEVVASSNLSSLERDLAKREKEERRQLHKDLKRWQKQRRKIFLRQSGEYVTQETQNYEH, from the exons ATGAAAAGAATGGCTCAGGATCCGTCGGCGATGAGATCCAGAAGAAGATGGGATACATCTTCGAATGTGGCTTATGGTGTACCGGAAGATACGCAACGGAGAAATCAAAGAGCAGTACCTAGTTATGTCGCCCATACTATGCCATCAG gaccTCACTCTCGCTACCGTGATTATGTAAGTGTAAAACAAGATACACCACTTCCAAGAAGATCATCAATGCCACCCGGAGTTGCCACCGGTTACGTTCAACCTGTACCGGAAATACCCAACTCCGTGGATGACCCAAGTACCCATGAAAATCTTCAACAAGCCGCGTATTTACCACAGAGATCAGCATCACCCGAGCCTGTTACTCAAAGATATCACAATCAATATCGAACATCCCCAACGCGTTATCCCCCTAGAGTCATGTTCGAACAAAATCCTCAAACCGGAAGAAACCATTACGAAACCGGTTATGGagttgattatgaaaaaacGATGAACGATCAAATTATAGATCCGATTCAAAGATCTATAATCAATGAAGCACAAGAAATGGTTGAACAATACGACGAGGAACAAGTAAATGAAATTACTCCGGAAGTTGAAACTTACACGGTAACTCCCGCTGATAGTCAATCGTCCGTTGAAAGTGGAGAACCAAGTGGTGGTGAAGTGGTTGCTTCATCAAATTTAAGTTCGTTAGAACGGGATTTAGCTAAACGGGAAAAAGAGGAACGAAGGCAATTGCACAAAGATTTAAAACGGTGGCAAAAACAACGAAGGAAGATATTTTTGAGGCAATCTGGAGAATACGTTACACAAGAAACTCAAAATTACGAACACTGA
- the LOC111427426 gene encoding calcium homeostasis endoplasmic reticulum protein yields the protein MDLPQPPQDTELRNIIDKLAQFVARNGPEFEQMTKNKQKGNPKFQFLYGGEYYAYYQYKVNAEQTVIKQQGIIMPQQSQNSNWPNNSNGVNDLEQINQQIEALKEQIKQSEQNLQAQHTVLLQQQQVQMENVIFESQTTDLQKEAGECNVHIEELQQILQPIVESCTKDSIQTGKSWILSHATNKPQAFCIANCLLLKAMQPGASFLQRLHVIYLVNDVLHHCARKSAIDLKDALESVVVAMFCGASTTATEDQKLKLDKLLQLWESKANYLAKSTVEALRKPQESLQQHFNQQIAKYGGEITRVTQATFEGYRVQHQVFVGHATQNIQDLEQRRTNILEEQQRLEQQNQIQQQQIQQIQIPPQIPPPTIQQPPPPININPSIPPPQFNQPPPGYFPAAGMFPDFSKPPPGFPITNPEPPQQEELMPSVPYYELPAGLMVPLIKLEDTAFKPLDPTLIRLPPPAPPSDRLLAAVEAFYAPPSHERPRDSEGWEKLGLYEYYKAKNNAKKEKEDQIEAGLREKSRSPSPVYIIIEKSPSPPKRRYTSRSPTPPRRSRSPRSPKRRRSRSSRSSRRTRSKSPPRSRSPSPLVSTPVVISSTTHHQLEQLDSSNKGHQMLRKMGWGGSGLGVNEQGIDSPISGGDVRDRQDQFKGVGCSLNDPYENFRKNKGAAFITRMKARAEERAQESM from the exons ATGGACCTGCCGCAACCGCCGCAAG ATACCGAACTAAGAAATATTATCGACAAATTAGCGCAGTTCGTGGCGCGCAATGGGCCCGAGTTCGAACAGATGACCAAGAACAAACAGAAAGGCAATCcaaagtttcaatttttatacgGAGGCGAATATTACGCTTACTATCAGTATAAGGTTAACGCCGAACAAACGGTCATCAAACAGCAAGGAATCATCATGCCGCAACAAAGTCAAAATTCGAATTGGCCCAATAATTCGAACGGTGTTAACGATTTAGAGCAGATTAATCAACAAATCGAGGCTTTGAAGGAACAGATAAAACAGAGCGAACAAAATTTACAAGCTCAACACACGGTTTTGTTGCAACAACAACAAGTTCAAATggaaaatgttatatttgaGAGTCAAACAACTGATTTACAGAAAGAAGCCGGGGAGTGTAACGTTCACATTGAAGagttacaacaaattttacaaCCAATCGTTGAAAGTTGTACTAAAGATAGTATTCAAACGGGTAAATCTTGGATATTATCACACGCTACGAATAAACCCCAAGCTTTTTGCATTGCAAATTGCTTATTGCTAAAAGCAATGCAACCGGGGGCTTCGTTTTTACAACGATTAcatgttatttatttagtaaACGATGTTCTACATCATTGCGCAAGAAAAAGCGCTATAGATCTTAAAGATGCTTTAGAGTCGGTTGTCGTTGCCATGTTTTGTGGAGCTTCAACGACCGCTACGGAggatcaaaaattaaaattagataaattgTTACAATTATGGGAATCCAAAGCTAATTATTTAGCTAAAAGTACCGTGGAAGCTTTACGCAAACCCCAAGAATCGTTGCAGCAACATTTTAATCAGCAAATAgcaaaatatgggggtgaaaTCACTCGTGTCACTCAAGCTACGTTTGAAGGGTATCGGGTGCAGCATCAAGTTTTTGTCGGACACGCAACGCAAAATATACAAGATTTAGAACAGAGGCGGACGAATATTTTAGAGGAACAACAAAGGcttgaacaacaaaatcaaattcaacaacaacaaatacaGCAAATCCAAATTCCTCCACAGATTCCCCCGCCAACGATTCAACAACCCCCTCCTCCGATTAATATAAACCCATCGATCCCGCCTCCACAATTTAATCAACCCCCACCGGGTTATTTCCCAGCTGCAGGAATGTTtcctgatttttcaaaaccacCCCCTGGTTTTCCCATAACCAACCCCGAACCCCCCCAACAAGAAGAATTAATGCCATCGGTGCCTTATTATGAATTACCAGCCGGTTTAATGGTTCCATTAATAAAACTTGAGGATACCGCTTTTAAACCATTAGATCCCACTTTAATTCGTCTCCCACCGCCAGCACCTCCTTCCGATCGACTCTTAGCCGCCGTGGAAGCGTTTTATGCCCCCCCATCGCATGAAAGACCCCGAGACTCGGAAGGTTGGGAAAAATTGGGTCTTTACGAATATTACAAAGCCAaaaataatgcaaaaaaagaaaaggaagatCAAATCGAGGCTGGGTTAAGAGAAAAATCGCGTTCACCGAGCCCTGTTTATATTATAATCGAGAAAAGTCCTTCACCTCCGAAAAGAAGGTACACAAGTCGGTCTCCTACTCCTCCAAGAAGATCGAGATCGCCTCGGAGTCCTAAAAGAAGACGATCTAGAAGTAGTCGGAGTAGTCGTAGAACGAGATCGAAAAGTCCCCCGCGTTCAAGATCCCCATCACCGCTGGTGAGCACGCCAGTGGTGATATCTTCAACAACCCATCATCAATTAGAACAATTAGATTCGAGTAATAAAGGACATCAAATGTTGAGGAAAATGGGGTGGGGTGGAAGTGGGTTGGGAGTAAATGAGCAAGGAATCGATTCGCCGATTTCCGGTGGGGATGTGCGTGATCGGCAGGATCAATTTAAAGGGGTTGGATGTAGTTTGAATGATCCATATGAGAACTTTAGAAAAAATAAGGGAGCTGCTTTTATAACTAGGATGAAAGCGAGAGCCGAGGAACGTGCCCAAGAAAGTATGTGA
- the LOC111427504 gene encoding prolyl 3-hydroxylase sudestada1 yields MDKELNQACSSSSKRKAKAAFEEEKDDSEAFPCSDDEEEGECKVVERTKFSTILGYQVKSPTIKEIKSIKAVLNNKLSSKGFLEEFSKEWSSNKPLISETHEIIIDPFKVCVLNNLFEDDSILKAIRQEFYEIDWNRRKMDLYDFHQSCDLKHLEAKNITNFFNFLKETMMPWVSRTMNFNLHSVSATCSYYSDTDYLLIHDDLRGDRVVAFVLYFSDVQDWDQSWGGSLQLLSCTDLHQPHKTIREIYPVNNQLVLFPVSSTSYHQVDEVTQKNFSRYSINGWFHGDVNNKFVAPIYKEPTEGLFSTSYDVSKKIPVELSEWIWEDYLDQHHIKSIQNLIEENSEISLPNYFVPTKYLELCNEFENESLKWDMVGPPNRFRYEVLPETEFTKPIKELVDIFKSESMFKLLKCYTELDLDDEKAGIKYEVQRWKSGHYSLLSDFKWNTKELDVIIYFNCNNQIIGGQTQYVTEDEEIQQALITLTPENNSLNIVFRDTARITTYISKYTKEPFYALFCSYVEDQNKI; encoded by the exons atGGATAAAGAGCTTAATCAAG CCTGTAGTAGCAgttcaaaaagaaaagctaAAGCTGCATTCGAGGAGGAGAAAGATGATTCTGAAGCTTTCCCATGTTCAGATGATGAAGAGGAAGGTGAATGTAAAGTGGTTGAAAGAACTAAATTTTCGACCATTTTGGGTT ATCAAGTTAAGTCCCCTACgattaaagaaatcaaaagtataaaagctgttttaaataataaattaagttcaAAGGGATTTTTAGAGGAATTTTCTAAAGAATGGAGTTCAAATAAACCCTTAATAAGTGAAACACACGAAATTATAATTGATCCATTTAAAGTTtgtgttttaaataatctttttgaaGACGATTCTATTTTAAAAGCAATCCGACAAGAGTTTTATGAAATTGATTGGAACAGACGCAAAATGGATTTGTATGATTTTCATCAAAGTTGTGATTTGAAACATTTGGAGGCAAAGAATAttacaaacttttttaattttttaaaagaaacaatGATGCCATGGGTTTCAAGAacaatgaattttaatttgcattCCGTCTCAGCTACTTGTAGTTATTACTCAGATACtgattatttattgattcatGATGATTTACGCGGTGATCGGGTGGTGGCTTTCGTCCTCTATTTTTCTGATGTTCAAGATTGGGATCAATCGTGGGGTGGTTCTTTACAATTGTTATCTTGTACAGATCTTCATCAACCACATAAAACAATTCGCGAAATTTATCCTGTTAATAACCAATTGGTTCTGTTTCCTGTATCTTCAACATCTTATCACCAAGTAGACGAAGTCACCCAAAAAAATTTCTCTCGATATTCAATAAACGGCTGGTTTCATGgagatgttaataataaatttgtcgcTCCGATTTACAAAGAACCCACTGAAGGATTGTTTTCAACCTCGTATGATGTTAGCAAAAAAATCCCAGTTGAATTATCAGAATGGATTTGGGAGGATTATTTAGATCAACACCACATAAaaagtattcaaaatttaattgagGAAAACTCCGAAATTTCTTTACCTAATTATTTTGTACCAACAAAATACTTGGAGTTATGTAACGAATTCGAGAATGAATCATTAAAATGGGATATGGTAGGGCCTCCAAATCGTTTCCGATACGAAGTTTTACCAGAAACTGAATTTACTAAACCGATAAAAGAATTAGTTGACATTTTCAAATCAGAATCaatgtttaaacttttaaaatgttacaCCGAGTTGGATTTAGACGATGAAAAAGCTGGAATAAAATACGAAGTTCAAAGATGGAAATCAGGGCACTATTcg TTATTATCcgattttaaatggaatacaAAAGAATTAGATGTAATAATCTATTTTAACTGTAACAATCAAATAATTGGTGGCCAAACTCAATATGTTACTGAAGACGAAGAGATACAACAAGCACTAATTACGTTAACGCCCGAAAATAACTCGTTAAACATCGTTTTTAGGGACACTGCAAGAATCACTACTTACATAAGTAAATATACCAAAGAACCGTTTTATGCGCTATTTTGTTCTTATGTAGAAgatcaaaataaaatctaa
- the LOC111427411 gene encoding TBC1 domain family member 7, producing the protein MSIDERNFRSAYYEKVGFKSVEEKKSLEILLKDQQLECSKLKLFCLRFSVTASYRKRVWKLLLGVLPMNSECHEFVMDQRRQEYHDLLRALQVMRMIDSTTPKPQQFFAMWLLQFGKMHSKTNINVDSNFIPITQTVLSIFDDEKDTESYWVSKCFYDTVLKFEGDIPKLIEISWSIIEREESILFKYLYNMGVFEFLPLEKWFGSCFAEILHQSALVRIWDKICGGSYKILVFVFAVMVLNQKHCLIKATKSEDVLKCLSQIPEKTADVIVTKSIEMWQHNGSPLTVYDKPKPS; encoded by the exons ATGTCAATTGATGAACGAAATTTTCGTTCTGCTTATTACGAAAAAGTTGGTTTTAAAAGTGTAGAAGAGAAGAAATCGTTAGAAATTCTCTTAAAAGATCAACAACTGGAATGTTcgaaattaaaactattttgttTAAGGTTTTCGGTGACCGCAAGTTACCGAAAACGAGTGTGGAAACTTCTTTTAG GTGTTTTGCCAATGAATTCGGAATGTCACGAATTCGTAATGGATCAACGCCGACAAGAATACCATGATTTGCTTAGAGCTTTACAAGTTATGCGAATGATTGATTCAACAACACCGAAACCCCAACAATTTTTTGCAATGTGGTTGCTACAATTTGGTAAAATGCactcaaaaacgaatataaACGTGGATTCTAATTTTATACCAATAACACAAACGgttttatcaatatttgacgatgaaaaagatacagaATCTTATTGGGTCTCAAAATGTTTTTACGATACTGTGCTTAAATTCGAAGGTGATATtccaaaattaattgaaatatcaTGGTCAATAATTGAAAGAGAAgagtcaattttatttaaatatttatataacatGGGAGTTTTCGAGTTTTTACCATTAGAAAAATGGTTCGGCTCTTGTTTCGCCGAAATTTTACACCAATCGGCTTTGGTGAGAATTTGGGATAAAATTTGTGGAGGATCTTAtaagattttagtttttgtatttgccgttatggttttaaatcaaaaacattGTTTAATTAAGGCAACAAAATCGGaagatgttttaaaatgtttatcacAA attcCGGAAAAAACTGCTGATGTAATCGTGACAAAATCCATTGAAATGTGGCAACACAATGGTAGTCCTTTAACAGTTTATGATAAACCGAAACCTAGTtaa
- the LOC111427410 gene encoding GDP-fucose transporter 1 yields the protein MLPKTDGLLKKYIHIFLVVSGYWIISILTVFVNKTLLSGLNVNAPMFIAFYQTVVSALICYFIKTLSTIFPNYFSFPDATPFKWKTIKDVFPLSVMFLCMIAMNNLCLKYVSVAFYYIGRSLTTIFNVLFTYLLLGEKTSGKCVFFCLLITFGFYLGVDEENLAGSLSISGTIFGVLGSLSLSLYSIFTKSVLPKVDKQVLLLSYYNNIYSSILFIPIILSLGEWNEILTNKDIATISFWILMTLGGVCGFAIGFMTSLQIKVTSALTHNISGTAKACAQTVLATYWYNEAKTFLWWISNFIILFGSAGYARVKQLDMEKKFRQSPVYTKV from the exons ATGTTACCGAAAACGGatggattattaaaaaaatacatccATATATTTCTAGTAGTGAGCGGTTATTG gATTATCTCCATTTTAACAGTATTTGTAAATAAGACTTTATTAAGCGGTTTAAATGTGAACGCGCCTATGTTTATAGCGTTCTATCAAACCGTCGTTTCTGCTTTAATATGTTACTTTATTAAGACGTTGAGTACAATTTTTCCAAACTACTTTTCATTTCCTGATGCAACACCTTTTAAATGGAAAACAATAAAGGAt gtaTTCCCGTTATCTGTGATGTTTTTATGTATGATTGCAATGAATAATTTGTGTTTGAAGTATGTTTCAGTGGCATTTTATTACATTGGAAGATCTTTAACGactatttttaatgtattattCACCTATTTGTTATTAGGTGAAAAAACGTCAGGCAAATGTGTGTTTTTTTGCCTTCTAATTACGTTTGGATTTTATTTGGGAGTTGATGAAGAAAATTTAGCTG gtAGCTTATCAATAAGTGGAACGATTTTTGGTGTTTTAGGATCCCTTTCATTATCGCTTTATTCCATTTTTACAAAAAGCGTCCTACCAAAAGTTGACAAACAAGTACTCTTATTATCTTACTACAACAACATTTATAGCAGCATACTATTCATACCAATTATACTCAGTTTGGGTGAATGGAACGAAATTTTAACCAATAAAGATATTGCTACTATTTCCTTTTGGATTTTAATGACTCTCGGAGGTGTTTGTGGTTTCGCCATAGGATTTATGACTTCATTACAAATCAAG gtTACTTCAGCGTTGACTCATAACATTTCTGGTACGGCTAAAGCTTGCGCTCAAACCGTTTTAGCGACTTATTGGTACAACGAGGCCAAAACGTTTTTATGGTggatatcaaattttattattttgtttggaAGTGCTGGGTACGCTCGGGTTAAGCAACTGGATATGGAGAAGAAATTTCGACAATCTCCAGTTTACACAAaagtttaa
- the LOC111427409 gene encoding rho-related BTB domain-containing protein 1 has translation MDNEQPHQELVKCVVVGDTAVGKTRLICARACNKQVSLAQLLATHVPTVWAIDQYRIYKDVLERSWEVVDSVNVSLRLWDTFGDHEKDRRFAYGRSDVVLLCFSINNPVSLRNCRLMWYPEIRRFCPNTPVLLVGCKNDLRYMYRDEAYLSYFRDRSPFVRATRKSDLVMPDEARDVARELGLYYYETSVLTYYGVNEVFENAIRAALMARRQQRFWMTNLKKVQRPLLQAPFQPPPPPKPEVVIPTSIFHENARQLWLDRSHVDVLLVAGPVAFPAHRFLLSAASPVLYRLLTADLMARSTSDSSMVSSLGDFADETECLMKAEQKICKRRASCQGLPSGKEFDHPAFQSIRCVDGQTIITVSRMVTPTALQQCLHYAYTGLLEHRNTDIQELHRLAELLELPHLQSILTTDYRSDENYEIYLRRRIGDVCLDQGLFADVIFELDDGACAAHKPMLAARCDVMKAMFGGDFREGQAKVIEFPGVREYTFHKLLCFLYTDEIPAVIAARCVNLLELANRLCLPRLVALVEQRVIEDLERLPSAEAIEHCLRLLEPVKLHNAHQLADWCMNNLCVNYNKLCKMSPRSLRLLHPDNQAYLVEHRWPPVWYLKDYDYYQKCLAERDREQKPTVKNNSGCLCFTRKSESDPAISTSGKL, from the exons ATGGACAATGAACAGCCCCACCAGGAACTTGTCAAGTGTGTCGTGGTGGGTGATACGGCAGTCGGAAAGACAAGACTCATTTGCGCTCGAGCTTGTAACAAACAAGTCAGTCTAGCACAGCTTTTAGCGACTCACGTGCCTACAGTTTGGGCGATCGACCAATATCGAATCTACAAAGATGTATTGGAACGGTCTTGGGAAGTGGTCGATAGCGTCAACGTTTCGTTGCGTTTATGGGACACATTCGGTGACCACGAGAAGGATCGTCGTTTTGCCTATGGCAGATCTGACGTTGTCCTTCTGTGTTTCAGCATTAATAATCCGGTTTCGTTGCGAAACTGCCGGCTGATGTGGTATCCGGAAATACGAAGGTTCTGTCCAAACACGCCTGTTTTGTTGGTTGGTTGTAAAAACGATTTAAGATATATGTATAGAGATGAGGCGTATTTATCGTATTTCCGGGATCGATCACCGTTTGTAAGAGCGACAAGAAAGAGCGATTTGGTCATGCCTGATGAAGCCCGCGATGTTGCCCGAGAACTTGgactttattattatgaaacaTCGGTTTTAACGTATTATGGGGTGAATGAGGTATTTGAAAATGCAATCCGAGCCGCGTTAATGGCACGACGACAACAAAGATTTTGGATgaccaatttaaaaaaagttcaaCGACCGTTATTACAAGCACCGTTTcaaccaccaccaccacctaaaccggaagttgttaTACCAACCAGTATATTTCATGAAAACGCACGACAATTATGGTTGGATCGGTCGCATGTTGATGTATTATTGGTGGCGGGGCCTGTTGCATTTCCGGCACATCGGTTCCTCTTATCGGCAGCTAGTCCCGTCCTTTATCGTTTACTAACTGCCGATTTAATGGCTCGGAGTACAAGCGATTCTAGTATGGTTAGTTCCCTTGGTGATTTCGCCGATGAAAccgaatgtttaatgaaagcggagcaaaaaatttgtaaacgaAGAGCAAGTTGTCAAGGGTTGCCATCTGGAAAAGAATTTGATCATCCCGCTTTTCAATCGATTCGATGCGTTGATGGGCAAACTATTATCACCGTTAGTAGAATGGTTACTCCAACTGCACTTCAACAATGTCTACATTATGCTTACACGGGATTGTTGGAACATAGAAATACAGATATTCaa gaattacaTCGTTTGGCTGAATTATTAGAACTACCCCAtttacagtcaatattaacaACAGATTATCGTTCGGatgaaaattacgaaatataTCTTCGTCGCCGAATTGGAGATGTTTGTTTAGACCAAGGTTTATTTGCTGatgtaatttttgaattgGATGATGGAGCTTGTGCTGCTCACAAACCAATGTTAGCGGCACGTTGTGATGTAATGAAAGCAATGTTTGGTGGTGATTTTCGTGAGGGTCAAGCGAAAGTTATTGAATTTCCAGGTGTTCGAGAATACACCTTTCACAAGCTGTTATGCTTCCTCTACACGGACGAAATCCCGGCGGTTATAGCAGCCCGTTgtgttaatttattagaattgGCAAATCGATTATGTTTACCGAGACTTGTGGCTTTGGTTGAACAACGGGTTATTGAAGATTTAGAACGTTTACCATCAGCGGAAGCAATTGAGCATTGTTTGAGATTATTGGAACCAGTAAAATTGCACAATGCACATCAATTAGCCGATTGGTGTATGAATAATTTGTGcgtaaattacaataaattgtgTAAGATGTCGCCACGTAGTTTGAGATTATTGCATCCGGATAATCAGGCGTATTTGGTCGAACACCGTTGGCCCCCTGTTTGGTATTTAAAAGATTACGATTACTATCAGAAATGTTTGGCGGAACGGGATCGCGAACAGAAACCTACTGTTAAAAACAATTCTGGGTGTTTGTGCTTTACGCGCAAATCTGAATCTGATCCTGCTATTTCCACCTCCGGTAAACTATGA
- the LOC111427415 gene encoding general odorant-binding protein 72 isoform X2, which produces MKGFTAILILFGYVTYCLTANSVSLINLQILFYFISFIGKLTEEQVIQAGKLMRKSCKSKTKSEDAELDQIKSGNFKGITKKGKCYVACILQMTRLVSPDGHLDYNIAKSRVPTLPEPRRAPTLHALEVCKDEGLELTDKCEIAFILAQCFYNDTPEYYLVP; this is translated from the exons ATGAAGGGTTTTACGGCGattttaatcttatttggTTACGTTACTTATTGTTTAACAGCAAACAGtgtaagtttaattaatttgcaaattttgttttattttatttcttttattggaAAGTTAACAGAGGAACAAGTTATACAAGCCGGGAAATTGATGAGGAAATCTTGcaaatcaaaaactaaatcggaggatg CTGAATTAGATCAAATTAAAAGTGGCAATTTTAAAGGAATTACTAAAAAAGGAAAG tgttaTGTGGCTTGCATTCTGCAAATGACTCGCTTAGTAAGTCCTGATGGTCATTTAGATTATAATATAGCGAAATCACGAGTACCAACCTTACCAGAACCAAGAAGGGCACCAACTCTTCATGCTTTAGAAGTTTGTAAAGATGAAGGTCTCGAATTAACTGATAAATGTGAAATAGCTTTTATCTTAGCACAATGTTTCTACAACGATACTCCAGAG tatTACTTAGTTCcgtaa
- the LOC111427415 gene encoding general odorant-binding protein 72 isoform X3 yields the protein MKGFTAILILFGYVTYCLTANSLTEEQVIQAGKLMRKSCKSKTKSEDAELDQIKSGNFKGITKKGKCYVACILQMTRLVSPDGHLDYNIAKSRVPTLPEPRRAPTLHALEVCKDEGLELTDKCEIAFILAQCFYNDTPEVFKLFNLCGS from the exons ATGAAGGGTTTTACGGCGattttaatcttatttggTTACGTTACTTATTGTTTAACAGCAAACAGt TTAACAGAGGAACAAGTTATACAAGCCGGGAAATTGATGAGGAAATCTTGcaaatcaaaaactaaatcggaggatg CTGAATTAGATCAAATTAAAAGTGGCAATTTTAAAGGAATTACTAAAAAAGGAAAG tgttaTGTGGCTTGCATTCTGCAAATGACTCGCTTAGTAAGTCCTGATGGTCATTTAGATTATAATATAGCGAAATCACGAGTACCAACCTTACCAGAACCAAGAAGGGCACCAACTCTTCATGCTTTAGAAGTTTGTAAAGATGAAGGTCTCGAATTAACTGATAAATGTGAAATAGCTTTTATCTTAGCACAATGTTTCTACAACGATACTCCAGAGGtattcaaattgtttaatttatgtggaagttaa
- the LOC111427415 gene encoding general odorant-binding protein 72 isoform X1 codes for MKGFTAILILFGYVTYCLTANSVSLINLQILFYFISFIGKLTEEQVIQAGKLMRKSCKSKTKSEDAELDQIKSGNFKGITKKGKCYVACILQMTRLVSPDGHLDYNIAKSRVPTLPEPRRAPTLHALEVCKDEGLELTDKCEIAFILAQCFYNDTPEVFKLFNLCGS; via the exons ATGAAGGGTTTTACGGCGattttaatcttatttggTTACGTTACTTATTGTTTAACAGCAAACAGtgtaagtttaattaatttgcaaattttgttttattttatttcttttattggaAAGTTAACAGAGGAACAAGTTATACAAGCCGGGAAATTGATGAGGAAATCTTGcaaatcaaaaactaaatcggaggatg CTGAATTAGATCAAATTAAAAGTGGCAATTTTAAAGGAATTACTAAAAAAGGAAAG tgttaTGTGGCTTGCATTCTGCAAATGACTCGCTTAGTAAGTCCTGATGGTCATTTAGATTATAATATAGCGAAATCACGAGTACCAACCTTACCAGAACCAAGAAGGGCACCAACTCTTCATGCTTTAGAAGTTTGTAAAGATGAAGGTCTCGAATTAACTGATAAATGTGAAATAGCTTTTATCTTAGCACAATGTTTCTACAACGATACTCCAGAGGtattcaaattgtttaatttatgtggaagttaa
- the LOC139428852 gene encoding H/ACA ribonucleoprotein complex subunit 2-like protein, translating into MAIENVVVKSEEDSVPVKKEELTYDEKLQFVSIIAKPMASKKLTKKIYKLIKKAEKHKNFVRKGLKDVQTHLRKGETGIVVFAGDVTPIEIMCHLPAVCEEKNIPYCYTPSRADLGAALGVKRGSLMVLIKEHADYLDSYNEVKEEVSTLPIAL; encoded by the exons atggCAATAGAAAACGTTGTTGTTAAATCTGAGGAAGATTCAGTACCGGTaaagaaagaagaattaaCTTACGATGAAAAGCTTCAATTTGTAAGTATAATTGCAAAACCGATGGCTTCGAAAAAGTTAACGAAAAAGATCtataaacttattaaaaaag cTGAAAAACATAAGAATTTTGTAAGAAAAGGCTTAAAAGATGTTCAAACACATTTACGTAAAGGTGAAACTGGTATTGTAGTTTTTGCCGGAGATGTAACACCAATTGAGATTATGTGTCATTTACCGGCTGTttgtgaagaaaaaaatattccgTATTGTTACACACCAAGTAGAGCAGATTTAGGAGCCGCTTTAGGAGTTAAACGAGGCAGTTTGATGGTGTTAATTAAAGAACACGCTGATTATTTGGATAGTTATAATGAAGTTAAAGAAGAAGTTTCAACACTGCCTATCGCtttatag